One genomic window of Streptomyces sp. NBC_01498 includes the following:
- a CDS encoding cobalamin biosynthesis protein, protein MRAEHTAGRRRPAPGSVFAYGAAAGLLADRLLGDPRRGHPVAAFGRVAGAVERRLWHDHRGWGALHTVVCAGGTAGVAALVARGLRGRTGASVALTAAVTWTVLGGTSLGREARAVGGALAAGDTGAARKRLPHLCGRDPEALDEGQIARAVVESVAENTSDAVVGALVWGAFGGVPGLAAFRAVNTLDAMVGHRSPRHLRFGWASARLDDVAGWPGARLTALLAAVAGGAPARTLRVLRRDAGRHPSPNAGPVEASFAGALGVRLGGTLAYGGRVEHRPVLNGGGRPVEVADIERAVRLSHRVGVLALAVCAAGRLLAGAAGRGLRGNLLKRRAR, encoded by the coding sequence ATGCGTGCCGAGCACACGGCGGGCCGTCGACGACCGGCCCCGGGAAGCGTTTTCGCGTACGGCGCCGCCGCCGGTCTGCTCGCCGACCGGCTTCTCGGCGATCCCCGGCGCGGCCATCCGGTCGCCGCCTTCGGGCGGGTCGCGGGCGCCGTCGAGCGCCGACTGTGGCACGACCACCGGGGCTGGGGCGCGCTCCACACCGTGGTGTGCGCCGGGGGTACGGCCGGGGTGGCCGCGCTCGTGGCGCGCGGCCTGCGGGGCCGTACCGGCGCGTCCGTGGCCCTGACCGCCGCCGTCACCTGGACCGTGCTGGGCGGTACGTCGCTGGGGCGCGAGGCGCGCGCCGTCGGCGGGGCGCTCGCGGCCGGGGACACCGGGGCCGCGCGGAAGCGGCTGCCGCACCTGTGCGGGCGGGACCCGGAGGCCCTGGACGAGGGGCAGATCGCACGCGCCGTCGTGGAGTCCGTCGCCGAGAACACCTCGGACGCCGTCGTGGGGGCCCTGGTGTGGGGCGCGTTCGGCGGGGTGCCGGGGTTGGCCGCGTTCCGCGCCGTCAACACCCTGGACGCCATGGTGGGGCACCGGTCGCCGCGCCATCTGCGGTTCGGCTGGGCCTCGGCACGGCTGGACGACGTGGCCGGCTGGCCCGGCGCCCGGCTGACGGCGCTGCTGGCGGCCGTGGCGGGCGGGGCGCCCGCGCGGACACTGCGGGTGCTGCGCCGGGACGCGGGCCGCCATCCGAGCCCCAACGCGGGCCCCGTGGAGGCGTCGTTCGCGGGCGCGCTGGGCGTACGGCTCGGCGGCACCCTCGCGTACGGCGGACGGGTCGAGCACCGGCCGGTGCTCAATGGCGGCGGGCGGCCGGTGGAGGTCGCCGACATCGAACGGGCGGTACGGCTGTCGCACCGGGTCGGTGTGCTGGCCCTCGCGGTCTGTGCCGCCGGACGGCTGCTGGCCGGAGCGGCCGGACGCGGCCTCCGCGGCAACCTCCTCAAGAGGAGGGCCCGATGA
- the cobN gene encoding cobaltochelatase subunit CobN, protein MNTASTVLLLSTADTDLLAARASGAPYVIGNPTRIDAAGDLPALLAGARIAVVRLLGGKRAWEDGLAALAASGTPTVLLGGESVPDAELMAESSVPAGVVAEALRYLVEGGPENLAELARFLSDTVLLTGEGFEAPRAMPEWGVHGERASVEGRPTVGVLFYRAHHLSGNTSFVDTLCDRIEERGANALPVYCGSLRGADPALYERLGAADALIATVLAAGGTRASDASAGGDEEAWDIGALADLDVPILQGLCLTSSRDTWDASDAALSPMDAAMQVAIPEFDGRLITVPFSFKEEGPDGVPVYVADPERAGRVAGIAVRHARLAHTPNAEKKLAVVFTAYPTKHSRVGNAVGLDTPASAVRVLDALRDAGYAVGEGADGHPDNGDELIHRLIHAGGHDVEWLTEEQLAVAPARVPLADYGAWFDRLEPGLRAGMLEHWGEPPGSLYVDGGDIVLASLRFGNVVVMIQPPRGFGENPIAIYHDPDMPPSHHYMAAYRWLETASGEGGFGADAIVHMGKHGTMEWLPGKGLGLSAGCGPDAVLGELPLIYPFIVNDPGEGTQAKRRGHATVVDHLVPPMARADTYGDLAKLEQLLDEYALVSDLDPTKAPVVRAQIWTLVKAAELHHDLHVDEQPDDDDFDSFVMHVDGYLCEIKDVQIRDGLHILGGGPEGEARVNLVLAVLRASQVWGGTANALPGLRAALAEHFGLVEKELLGEPGAPVKVPAELTELVAGPARSAADAVDLLEQLCRRLAEGMEERRWELSAAAPLVGEVLGHELPPAVAVLGFACTEVVPRLACTTDEIDHILKALNGGYVPAGPSGSPTRGLVNVLPTGRNFYSVDPKAIPSRLSWEVGQALADSLVARYLADTGDYPASVGLTVWGTSAMRTQGDDIAEILALLGCRPVWDDASRRVTGFEIVPVAELGRPRIDVTVRISGFFRDAFPHVVGLIDDAVRAVAELDEPAGSNYVRAHADEDTAGHGDRRRATARIFGSKPGAYGAGLLPLIDARNWQSDADLAEVYAVWGGYAYGRGLDGRAARGDMETAFRRIKVAAKNVDTREHDLVDADDYFQYHGGMVAMVRHLTGESPEAYVGDSATPDQVKTRTLGEETHRVFRARVVNPRWMAAMRRHGYKGAFEMAATVDYLFGYDATAGVVDDWMYEKLSAEYVFAPENQEFMRQSNPWALRGITERLLEAAERGLWAEPDGRTLERLRATYLELEGDLEAGGE, encoded by the coding sequence ATGAACACGGCAAGCACGGTCCTGTTGTTGTCCACCGCGGACACCGATCTGCTGGCGGCGCGCGCCTCCGGGGCGCCGTACGTGATCGGCAACCCGACCCGGATCGACGCCGCGGGCGACCTGCCCGCGCTGCTCGCCGGGGCGCGGATAGCCGTCGTACGTCTCCTCGGCGGCAAACGCGCCTGGGAGGACGGGCTGGCCGCGCTCGCCGCGTCCGGGACACCGACGGTGCTGCTGGGCGGGGAGTCCGTGCCGGACGCGGAGCTGATGGCCGAGTCGTCGGTGCCCGCCGGTGTGGTGGCCGAGGCACTGCGTTATCTGGTGGAGGGCGGGCCGGAGAACCTGGCGGAGCTGGCGCGGTTCCTCTCCGACACGGTGCTGCTGACCGGTGAGGGGTTCGAGGCGCCGCGCGCGATGCCCGAGTGGGGTGTGCACGGCGAACGCGCCTCTGTGGAAGGACGGCCGACCGTCGGGGTGCTCTTCTACCGGGCGCACCACCTGTCGGGGAACACGTCCTTCGTGGACACGCTGTGCGACCGGATCGAGGAGCGGGGCGCCAACGCGCTTCCGGTGTACTGCGGTTCGCTGCGCGGCGCCGATCCGGCCCTGTACGAGCGGCTGGGCGCGGCGGACGCGCTGATCGCGACTGTCCTCGCGGCGGGCGGCACGCGCGCCTCGGACGCGTCGGCGGGCGGCGACGAGGAGGCGTGGGACATCGGGGCGCTCGCCGACCTCGACGTACCGATCCTCCAGGGGCTCTGTCTGACGTCGTCGCGGGACACCTGGGACGCGTCGGACGCCGCGCTGTCGCCCATGGACGCGGCGATGCAGGTGGCGATCCCTGAGTTCGACGGGCGGCTGATCACGGTGCCGTTCTCCTTCAAGGAGGAGGGGCCGGACGGCGTCCCGGTGTACGTGGCCGATCCGGAGCGGGCGGGCCGGGTCGCCGGGATCGCGGTGCGGCACGCGCGGCTGGCGCACACGCCGAACGCGGAGAAGAAGCTGGCCGTGGTGTTCACCGCCTACCCGACGAAGCACTCACGGGTCGGCAACGCGGTCGGTCTCGACACCCCCGCCTCCGCCGTGCGGGTGCTGGACGCGCTGCGCGACGCCGGTTACGCGGTCGGCGAGGGCGCGGACGGGCACCCCGACAACGGTGACGAGCTGATCCACCGGCTCATCCACGCGGGGGGCCACGACGTGGAGTGGCTGACCGAGGAACAGCTCGCGGTGGCGCCCGCGCGGGTGCCGCTCGCGGACTACGGCGCCTGGTTCGACCGGCTGGAGCCGGGGCTGCGCGCGGGCATGCTGGAGCACTGGGGCGAGCCGCCGGGTTCGCTGTACGTGGACGGCGGGGACATCGTGCTCGCGTCGCTGCGGTTCGGGAACGTCGTGGTGATGATCCAGCCGCCGCGCGGCTTCGGCGAGAACCCGATCGCGATCTACCACGACCCGGACATGCCGCCGTCGCACCACTACATGGCGGCGTACCGCTGGCTGGAGACGGCGTCCGGGGAGGGCGGCTTCGGCGCGGACGCGATCGTCCACATGGGCAAGCACGGCACGATGGAGTGGCTGCCCGGCAAGGGGCTCGGGCTGTCGGCGGGCTGCGGCCCGGACGCCGTCCTCGGTGAGCTGCCGCTGATCTACCCGTTCATCGTCAACGACCCCGGCGAGGGCACCCAGGCCAAACGGCGCGGGCACGCCACGGTGGTGGACCATCTGGTGCCGCCGATGGCGCGCGCCGACACCTACGGGGACCTGGCGAAGCTGGAGCAACTGCTCGACGAGTACGCGCTGGTCAGCGATCTCGACCCGACGAAGGCGCCGGTCGTGCGCGCCCAGATATGGACGCTGGTCAAGGCCGCCGAGCTGCATCACGACCTGCATGTGGACGAGCAGCCCGACGACGACGACTTCGACTCGTTCGTGATGCATGTCGACGGCTATCTGTGTGAGATCAAGGACGTCCAGATCCGGGACGGTCTGCACATTCTGGGCGGTGGGCCGGAGGGCGAGGCGCGGGTCAATCTCGTGCTGGCGGTGCTGCGCGCCTCGCAGGTGTGGGGCGGTACGGCGAACGCGCTGCCGGGTCTGCGGGCCGCGCTGGCGGAGCACTTCGGGCTGGTCGAGAAGGAGTTGCTGGGCGAGCCGGGGGCGCCGGTGAAGGTCCCGGCGGAGCTGACCGAGCTGGTGGCGGGTCCGGCGCGGTCGGCGGCGGACGCGGTCGACCTGCTGGAGCAGCTGTGCCGCCGGCTCGCCGAGGGCATGGAGGAGCGGCGGTGGGAGCTGTCGGCGGCGGCGCCGCTGGTGGGCGAGGTGCTGGGACACGAACTGCCGCCGGCGGTGGCGGTGCTGGGCTTCGCCTGTACGGAGGTCGTACCGAGGCTGGCCTGTACGACGGACGAGATCGACCACATCCTGAAGGCGCTGAACGGCGGTTACGTCCCCGCGGGCCCGTCCGGGTCGCCGACGCGCGGGCTGGTCAACGTGCTGCCGACCGGGCGCAACTTCTACTCCGTCGACCCCAAGGCCATTCCCTCGCGGCTCTCCTGGGAGGTCGGCCAGGCTCTCGCGGACTCGCTGGTGGCCCGCTATCTGGCCGACACGGGCGACTATCCGGCGTCGGTCGGGCTGACGGTCTGGGGCACCTCCGCGATGCGCACCCAGGGCGACGACATCGCGGAGATCCTGGCGCTGCTGGGCTGCCGGCCGGTGTGGGACGACGCGTCGCGGCGGGTCACCGGTTTCGAGATCGTGCCGGTGGCGGAGCTGGGGCGGCCCCGGATCGATGTGACGGTGCGGATCTCGGGCTTCTTCCGGGACGCGTTCCCGCATGTGGTGGGGCTGATCGACGACGCGGTACGGGCGGTGGCGGAGCTGGACGAGCCGGCCGGGTCCAACTACGTGCGGGCGCACGCCGACGAGGACACCGCCGGGCACGGCGACCGGCGGCGGGCGACGGCGCGGATCTTCGGGTCGAAGCCGGGCGCGTACGGGGCGGGGCTGCTGCCGCTGATCGACGCGCGGAACTGGCAGTCGGACGCGGACCTGGCCGAGGTGTACGCGGTGTGGGGCGGTTACGCGTACGGGCGCGGGCTCGACGGGCGCGCGGCGCGGGGGGACATGGAGACGGCGTTCCGGCGGATCAAGGTGGCGGCGAAGAACGTCGACACCCGCGAGCACGATCTGGTCGACGCCGACGACTACTTCCAGTACCACGGTGGCATGGTCGCGATGGTGCGGCACCTGACGGGTGAGTCGCCCGAGGCGTACGTGGGTGACAGCGCGACACCGGACCAGGTGAAGACCCGGACGCTGGGCGAGGAGACGCACCGGGTGTTCCGGGCGCGGGTGGTCAATCCGCGCTGGATGGCGGCGATGCGGAGGCACGGCTACAAGGGTGCCTTCGAGATGGCGGCGACGGTGGACTACCTGTTCGGGTACGACGCGACGGCGGGCGTCGTGGACGACTGGATGTACGAGAAGTTGTCGGCCGAGTACGTGTTCGCGCCGGAGAACCAGGAGTTCATGCGGCAGTCCAACCCGTGGGCGCTGCGCGGCATCACGGAGCGGCTGCTGGAGGCGGCGGAGCGCGGGCTGTGGGCGGAGCCGGACGGGCGGACGCTGGAGCGGCTGCGGGCGACGTATCTGGAGCTTGAGGGCGACCTGGAAGCGGGCGGCGAATGA
- a CDS encoding class II aldolase/adducin family protein, producing MTETGHEPDPAHPHAIEQAWRDLVATARRSAADGLVVGTSGNVSVRVGDLVLVTPSGVPYDRLTPEDTVAVGLDGRQVLGRLKPTSELPMHLALYRTTDARAVVHTHAVHATAVSTLVSELPLIHYMAADFGGPVRVAPYATYGTDALAAHMLRALRDRTGCLLQNHGTVTYAGTLDKAYDRTAQLEWMCRLWLTAGSVPGHTPSLLTRQQVREVEERLKGYGQQG from the coding sequence ATGACGGAAACCGGACACGAACCCGACCCCGCGCACCCGCACGCGATCGAACAGGCATGGCGCGACCTCGTCGCCACCGCCCGCCGCAGCGCCGCCGACGGGCTGGTCGTCGGCACCTCCGGCAATGTCTCCGTACGCGTCGGCGACCTGGTCCTCGTCACCCCGAGCGGAGTCCCGTACGACCGGCTGACGCCGGAGGACACCGTCGCCGTCGGACTCGACGGCCGACAGGTCCTCGGCCGCCTGAAACCCACCAGCGAACTGCCGATGCACCTGGCGCTCTACCGCACCACCGACGCCCGCGCCGTGGTCCACACCCACGCCGTGCACGCCACCGCCGTCTCCACCCTCGTGTCCGAACTCCCGCTGATCCACTACATGGCGGCCGACTTCGGCGGACCGGTACGGGTCGCCCCGTACGCGACGTACGGCACCGACGCCCTCGCCGCGCACATGCTGCGCGCCCTGCGCGACCGCACGGGCTGTCTCCTCCAGAACCACGGCACCGTCACCTACGCCGGGACCCTGGACAAGGCGTACGACCGCACGGCCCAACTGGAGTGGATGTGCCGCCTCTGGCTCACCGCGGGCTCCGTCCCCGGCCACACCCCCTCCCTGCTCACCCGGCAGCAGGTGCGCGAGGTCGAGGAACGGCTCAAGGGGTACGGCCAGCAGGGCTGA
- a CDS encoding cobyric acid synthase, with amino-acid sequence MSGRRGGGLLVAGTTSDAGKSVVTAGICRWLVRRGVKVAPFKGQNMSLNSFVTREGAEIGRAQAMQAQAARVEPTALMNPVLLKPGGDRSSQVVLLGRPVGELSARGYHGDGSGPGRQETLLGTVVDCLEELLSTYDAVICEGAGSPAEINLRRTDIVNMGVARAARLPVVVVGDIDRGGVFASFFGTTALLSAEDQALVAGYLVNKFRGDVSLLEPGLEMLRGLTGRATYGVLPFRHGLGIDEEDGLRVSLRGAVRESAVTPPYGEEVLRVAVCAVPLMSNFTDVDALAAEPGVVVRFVDRPDEITDADLVIVPGTRGTVRALAWLRERGLAGALLRRAAEHRPVLGICGGYQLLGEHIDDTVESRAGSVAGLGLLPVRVEFARGKTLGRPVGEALGERVEGYEIHHGVASVEGGDPFLVDSAGRRLDGCRSGQVWGTHWHGSLESDGFRRAFLTEVASAAGRRFVPAPDTSFAALREEQLDLLGDLIEEHADTDALLRLIESGAPSGLPFVAPGAP; translated from the coding sequence ATGAGCGGGCGGCGCGGCGGTGGGCTGCTCGTCGCGGGCACCACGTCCGACGCCGGGAAGAGCGTCGTCACGGCGGGCATCTGCCGCTGGCTGGTGCGCCGGGGCGTGAAGGTGGCGCCCTTCAAGGGGCAGAACATGTCGCTGAACTCGTTCGTGACGCGCGAGGGCGCCGAGATCGGCCGGGCGCAGGCGATGCAGGCCCAGGCGGCCCGGGTGGAGCCGACGGCGCTGATGAACCCCGTCCTGCTCAAACCGGGCGGCGACCGCAGCAGTCAGGTCGTCCTGCTGGGACGGCCGGTGGGTGAACTGAGCGCGCGCGGCTACCACGGTGACGGCTCCGGTCCCGGCCGCCAGGAGACCCTGCTGGGCACCGTCGTGGACTGTCTGGAGGAGTTGCTGAGCACGTACGACGCGGTGATCTGCGAGGGCGCCGGAAGCCCGGCGGAGATCAATCTGCGGCGTACCGACATCGTCAACATGGGCGTGGCGCGGGCGGCGCGGCTGCCGGTCGTGGTGGTCGGCGACATCGACCGGGGCGGTGTCTTCGCGTCGTTCTTCGGAACGACGGCGCTGCTGAGCGCCGAGGACCAGGCCCTGGTCGCGGGGTATCTCGTCAACAAGTTCCGGGGCGACGTGTCGTTGCTGGAGCCGGGCCTGGAGATGCTGCGCGGGCTGACCGGCCGCGCCACGTACGGTGTGCTGCCCTTCCGCCACGGACTGGGCATCGACGAGGAGGACGGGCTGCGGGTCTCGCTGCGCGGCGCCGTACGGGAGTCGGCGGTGACTCCTCCGTACGGAGAGGAGGTCCTGCGGGTCGCCGTCTGCGCGGTGCCGCTGATGTCCAACTTCACCGATGTGGACGCGCTGGCGGCCGAACCGGGCGTCGTGGTGCGGTTCGTGGACCGCCCGGACGAGATCACGGACGCGGACCTGGTAATCGTGCCCGGCACGCGCGGCACGGTGCGTGCCCTGGCCTGGCTGCGTGAGCGCGGTCTCGCCGGCGCGCTGCTGCGGCGCGCCGCCGAACACCGCCCCGTCCTCGGCATCTGCGGCGGCTACCAGCTCCTCGGCGAGCACATCGACGACACCGTCGAGTCCCGCGCGGGCTCGGTGGCCGGGCTCGGACTGCTGCCCGTACGCGTCGAGTTCGCCCGGGGGAAGACCCTGGGGCGGCCCGTCGGCGAAGCGCTGGGCGAACGCGTCGAGGGGTACGAGATCCACCACGGCGTCGCCTCCGTGGAAGGCGGCGACCCGTTCCTCGTCGACAGCGCCGGGCGTCGCCTCGACGGCTGCCGCTCGGGCCAGGTGTGGGGCACCCACTGGCACGGCTCGCTGGAGAGCGACGGCTTCCGCCGCGCCTTCCTCACCGAGGTGGCCTCGGCGGCCGGGCGCCGTTTCGTCCCCGCCCCGGACACCTCGTTCGCCGCCCTGCGCGAGGAGCAGCTCGACCTCCTCGGCGATCTGATCGAAGAACACGCGGACACGGACGCGCTGCTGCGGCTGATCGAGTCGGGCGCCCCGTCAGGACTTCCCTTCGTCGCACCTGGAGCGCCATGA
- a CDS encoding VOC family protein, with the protein MAGAPSVCPTFVYEDAKAAIRTLKDAFGFTEVAVYEGPDGSVVHAELAYGNGRVMLGSRKNEGVFARAMAGGGPSGVYVVVEDVDAHHARAVREGVEILMPPTDQDYGSRDYMARDAEGNVWSFGTYAPGAGD; encoded by the coding sequence ATGGCCGGAGCGCCGAGTGTCTGTCCCACGTTCGTCTACGAGGACGCGAAGGCGGCGATCAGGACGCTGAAGGACGCCTTCGGCTTCACGGAGGTGGCGGTGTACGAGGGTCCGGACGGCAGCGTGGTCCACGCCGAACTGGCCTACGGGAACGGCCGGGTGATGCTGGGGTCCCGGAAGAACGAGGGGGTGTTCGCGCGGGCCATGGCGGGCGGCGGGCCGTCCGGCGTGTACGTGGTGGTGGAGGACGTGGACGCGCACCACGCGCGCGCCGTGCGGGAGGGGGTGGAGATCCTGATGCCGCCCACGGACCAGGACTACGGCTCCCGGGACTACATGGCGCGGGACGCGGAGGGCAACGTGTGGAGCTTCGGGACGTACGCGCCGGGCGCCGGTGACTGA
- a CDS encoding inorganic phosphate transporter gives MEHITLLLAIVIVTALVFDFTNGFHDTANAMATTISTGALKPKTAVAMSAVLNLVGAFLSVEVAKTISGGLINEQGIRTEVIFAALVGAILWNLFTWLLGLPSSSSHALFGGLIGATLMSVGPSGVDGGVVVTKVLLPALAAPLVAGLAAMLATRLTYRIGRGTDEKDTAKGYRAGQIASAGLVSLAHGTNDAQKTMGVITLALVTGGVLAPGSNPPMWVIVSAGVAIALGTYLGGWRIIRTMGKGLTDLRPQQGFAAQTSAATVILASSHLGFSLSTTQSCSGAVMGAGLGRKGGVVRWSTATRMFIAWGLTLPAAGLVAAGAEFLTGQGPWGIAVTAALLVALSAVIWFASRRQPVDHTNVNETDGAAGADEPMGVVTAAVAAVSPPPVGGPASDLLAATIPAPVPAPAGAEAGDPAEPARPAAV, from the coding sequence ATGGAACACATCACGCTGCTACTCGCGATCGTGATCGTGACGGCTCTCGTGTTCGATTTCACGAACGGTTTCCACGACACCGCCAACGCGATGGCGACGACCATCTCGACCGGCGCCCTGAAACCCAAGACCGCGGTGGCGATGTCCGCCGTGCTCAATCTCGTCGGCGCGTTCCTGTCGGTCGAGGTCGCCAAGACCATCTCCGGCGGGCTCATCAACGAACAGGGCATCAGAACCGAAGTGATCTTCGCGGCGCTCGTCGGCGCCATCCTGTGGAATCTGTTCACCTGGCTGCTCGGACTGCCGTCCAGCTCCTCCCACGCTCTCTTCGGCGGTCTCATCGGCGCCACGCTGATGTCCGTCGGCCCCTCGGGTGTCGACGGCGGCGTCGTGGTGACCAAGGTCCTGCTCCCGGCGCTCGCCGCCCCGCTGGTGGCCGGTCTGGCCGCGATGCTCGCCACCCGGCTGACGTACCGCATCGGCCGCGGCACGGACGAGAAGGACACGGCGAAGGGTTACCGGGCCGGCCAGATCGCGTCCGCCGGTCTCGTCTCCCTCGCGCACGGCACCAACGACGCGCAGAAGACGATGGGTGTCATCACCCTGGCCCTGGTCACCGGCGGTGTTCTCGCGCCCGGTTCCAACCCGCCGATGTGGGTCATCGTCTCCGCCGGTGTCGCGATCGCCCTCGGCACCTACCTCGGCGGCTGGCGCATCATCCGCACCATGGGCAAGGGGCTGACGGACCTCCGGCCGCAGCAGGGCTTCGCCGCCCAGACCAGCGCGGCGACCGTCATCCTGGCCTCGTCCCACCTGGGCTTCTCGCTCTCCACCACGCAGTCGTGCTCCGGAGCCGTGATGGGCGCCGGGCTCGGCCGCAAGGGCGGGGTGGTCCGCTGGTCGACCGCGACCCGGATGTTCATCGCCTGGGGGCTGACCCTGCCGGCCGCCGGTCTGGTCGCGGCGGGTGCCGAGTTCCTGACCGGTCAGGGCCCGTGGGGCATCGCGGTCACCGCCGCGCTGCTCGTCGCGCTGTCGGCGGTCATCTGGTTCGCCTCGCGCCGCCAGCCCGTCGACCACACCAATGTCAACGAGACGGACGGGGCCGCCGGGGCGGACGAGCCGATGGGTGTCGTGACCGCCGCCGTCGCGGCCGTCTCCCCGCCGCCCGTGGGCGGTCCGGCGTCGGACCTCCTCGCCGCCACCATTCCGGCACCGGTACCCGCACCGGCGGGTGCGGAGGCCGGGGACCCCGCCGAACCGGCGCGGCCCGCGGCGGTCTGA
- a CDS encoding alpha/beta hydrolase, with the protein MRPARATAAAVTTVIGVGTAAVAAGRYASDAALKAPPGRPLPGDPRLTVHGTAAGHITLTRCLASLRPGVYGLESDSVHAVVGPVIDDVPHSADTVVRRLERVSHGALAPGSRVRLTPRLHHGDPASALGIEYDRVEIPGELGTLPGWFVPGSRETWVITAHGIGSTPEHPMNLMEFLIEQQLPILNLAYRGDPGAPHSRDGLGHFGDSEWRDLDAAIRFAVRGGAENVVLYGWSVGATMALHTAARSGQRDRVRGLVLDSPVLDWEATVRALATARRTPGALLPLAVRAARGRTGLRGGRLPVVADPERLHVPTLILHGPDDAVAPWYPSRELAARRPELVTLHTVSDAPHAAMWNADPTSYEEALRRFLTPLM; encoded by the coding sequence ATGCGCCCGGCCAGAGCGACGGCAGCAGCCGTCACCACAGTGATCGGTGTCGGAACGGCCGCCGTGGCGGCCGGCCGGTACGCCAGCGACGCCGCGCTCAAGGCGCCCCCGGGGCGCCCCCTGCCCGGCGACCCCCGGCTCACCGTGCACGGCACCGCCGCCGGGCACATCACCCTCACCCGCTGCCTCGCCTCGCTGCGCCCCGGCGTCTACGGGCTGGAGTCCGACAGCGTCCACGCCGTCGTCGGCCCCGTCATCGACGACGTCCCGCACTCCGCCGACACCGTCGTCCGCCGGCTGGAGCGCGTCTCCCACGGCGCGCTCGCCCCCGGGAGCCGGGTCCGCCTCACCCCCCGGCTCCACCACGGCGACCCGGCCAGTGCCCTCGGCATCGAGTACGACCGGGTGGAGATTCCCGGCGAACTCGGCACGCTGCCCGGCTGGTTCGTCCCCGGCAGCCGGGAGACCTGGGTGATCACCGCGCACGGCATCGGCAGCACCCCGGAGCACCCCATGAACCTCATGGAGTTCCTGATCGAGCAGCAGCTCCCGATCCTGAACCTGGCCTACCGGGGCGACCCGGGAGCCCCGCACTCCCGGGACGGCCTCGGACACTTCGGCGACTCCGAGTGGCGCGACCTCGACGCGGCGATCCGCTTCGCCGTCCGGGGCGGCGCCGAGAACGTCGTCCTGTACGGCTGGTCCGTCGGCGCCACCATGGCCCTGCACACCGCCGCGCGGTCCGGACAGCGCGACCGCGTCCGCGGGCTCGTGCTGGACAGCCCGGTCCTCGACTGGGAGGCCACCGTGCGCGCCCTGGCCACCGCCCGCCGCACCCCGGGTGCCCTGCTGCCGCTGGCCGTCCGCGCCGCGCGGGGCCGCACCGGGCTGCGCGGCGGCCGGCTGCCCGTGGTCGCCGACCCGGAACGGCTCCACGTCCCGACCCTGATCCTGCACGGCCCCGACGACGCCGTCGCCCCCTGGTACCCCTCCCGGGAACTCGCCGCGCGCCGCCCCGAACTCGTCACCCTGCACACCGTCTCGGACGCCCCGCACGCCGCCATGTGGAACGCCGACCCCACGAGTTACGAGGAGGCGCTCCGCCGTTTCCTCACCCCCCTCATGTGA